The Acidaminococcus fermentans DSM 20731 sequence TCCTGGGTCATGGCCCGGTCATTGTCGATGGTGATGATATTCTCTTCCCGCAGCTTTTCCTTGGCGGAAAGATGGCTGTCGATTTTGATTGGCATAACGATCACTCCTTTGTTTTTCCATAAAAAAAGCTTCCGTCCCTGCAGGGACGAAAGCATCGTGGTACCACCCGGCTTCGCCTGGCATGCCAGGCCTCTCGAGCACACGCCAAAGCGGATGCTCCAGTGCTGTAACGGGCACCCCCGGATGACCTACTGCTGTTCAATCATCTGCTCCAAGGCCATGTTCCCCTTTTTCGCCGCACTTCCTTGCACCAGGATGGAAGCTCTCTGTGCCGGCCTGCCAAGGGTACTCTTCTTTTCATTGCAGGTATGTCTATCAAATTGCTTACAATTTAGCACAGAACTTTTTTTTCGTCAAGAGGGAACCCCCTTGCCAACTTTTCTTTTTCGCCGTATACTGGGGACAGATTATTTTTGTTGTTTTAACAACGGAGGCAAAATATGGATACTGCATTTCTGGCCAAAACGGCCCTGTTCAAAAATGTTCCCCCGGAAGAGATCCAGGTCCGGATGCACTGTCTGGGCGGCGTGGTCCGTTCCTATGAAAAAGGATCCTACATCCATTATGCAGGGGATGTGGTCCATACCGTAAGCATGGTCCTTTCCGGAAAGGTCATCATCGAGAACGACGACCTGTGGGGGAACCGGAACCTGTTGGGGCAGATCGGCCCCGGGGAACTGTTTGCGGAAGCTTACGCCTGTGCGGAAAATGAACCCCTGCTGATCAACGTGCTGGCGGCGGAAAACACCACCGTGCTGATGATGGATCTGTCCAAAGTATTTCATACCTGTTCCCGGAGCTGCCCCCAGCACCAGCAGATCAGCGACAACCTGCTCCACATCCTGGCCCGGAAGAACCTGTCCCTTTCCCGGCGGATCCTCCACACTTCCTCCAAATCCATCCGGGGACGGGTCCTGTCCTACCTGTCCTTCCTGGC is a genomic window containing:
- a CDS encoding Crp/Fnr family transcriptional regulator, translated to MDTAFLAKTALFKNVPPEEIQVRMHCLGGVVRSYEKGSYIHYAGDVVHTVSMVLSGKVIIENDDLWGNRNLLGQIGPGELFAEAYACAENEPLLINVLAAENTTVLMMDLSKVFHTCSRSCPQHQQISDNLLHILARKNLSLSRRILHTSSKSIRGRVLSYLSFLAAQQKKKIITVPFNRQQMADYLSVDRSALSNELSKMQKEGILEYHKESFKLLKEE